In Nematostella vectensis chromosome 12, jaNemVect1.1, whole genome shotgun sequence, the genomic window ATGGAGAAAATTCTCTCCCCTCTTTAAGGTCCGTTACTAACGcccatttttatttcaaattcaAATTCTTAAGGTGTGAAAAGAGGACGTCcctatcccttttatagcgcggttTCGTATTTAAATGAAAGCTCACCTATCTTCCCGAGGGAGGGTGGAATGGATAGTTCACTACTTAATATGCAAATAAAAACAgcttttgtagaaaaaaaccTCATGTTTGGAAAAGTTGAAATATATAACTAATAAGGAAAAGGATTTGAAGTCAAGTTGCTAATAGTCTGGTTATTGGTGAAAGGGCCGcttattcttctttattttcctACATCAAAAATTTTCCAAACTCTTTTTGCGAGTCTTTAATTTCGCGAGCATAAAAAAAGGGTTTAATTTCGCAAATATGAAGCTCAAGTgccttttttcttgttttcacGAAAAAATGACGTTAACAAACAACTAAAATAGGACTGATTTATTGAAGCAAAACCAACAAACTGTCTCTTAGTGGCTACTAATTACCATTCTTACATTAAAAAGCGTTCATGCTCCTCACCATTCGCGATAGTTTTGCTACATGTTCTTACTAGGAGATCGCAATCTCTGTCGTCAATTTTTTCTATATCCATTAAATTTCGTGATATTAAAGTTTGTAGTCTCTTTTTCACCAGTATTTCATACGTTTTAAAGTATGTGAGAAAATGTTAGCAGACTAAGATATATGTGCCTGGTCTCAGAATGATAGAATACTGTGATTGTCAATTGTTTGCAGAAGACTTGGTGGGAAGGCTCTTGAGTATTGTCCGAGATGAGAGCAACCCTCCAAAAATGGTCCATCAGgcttttaaatatatttatgtCATCACTAAGGTAAAGTGATAGACAATTCTGACTTGACATCACTGTACTGTCTTTTAAATGCTTGCTTTAGTACCCAACTTTTAAAAATGCTAAATAAAAACACCCTATTCAAATACAAgcaacattgtttttttagcaATTGTACAGTAATACTGTATTACTGACTTACATATACTGTAAATACTTGTTTTAATGGCCAGCTTTGAATTAATTCCCTGCTAGGGCCCCCTCTCCCCTGAGACACATAATATCAATTGAGTAATGGTATTCGTAGAGATTGTACTGCCAATTACATGCTTGAATGAAATTTTGACCTTAGGTGCGAGGTCCTAAGTGTGTGGTGAGACTTTTCACTCATGAAGTGTCAGACATTGAGCCCCTTCTAGCGATGATCAACAAGCAGATCCAAAATGAACACGAGGTAAGCTGGACACACACTATTCACAGAGTACCAGATTTAAAGAGCAGGTTAATAAAGCATCCGTAATCTTCACCACTCTCACCTACTGTACTTTGATCAAAGTctgtttgaaattgttttttacattgtactgtatgaccttttttatttatgaaGGAGTAGTAGTTTGAATAATGATAACTTGCCTGTGGAGGTCACTTGCCACCTAGTTTTACGATGATAGAGACTTACCCACTACAGTACAACTTCAGAAACCCACAACCAATAATTTTATAcctctaaaaaaattatttcttaACAAATTcacaaaatatttcaaaatgaaTGTCTGCGCTAAGTACAGTAGAGGCCACGAGTATCATCACCTCCACTCGCAAATACTTGAGAGTCGTACAATTTGTGTGAGCGGTGTGGCTTTAGTTCTCAATTGCTTTAGTTATTCGAATTGGCACCAGATGCATGCTGTCGGTAAAGCGACGCGCTGGTTGTTTAATTCAAGCCAAGCTGTCCAATTGAATTCAAATGTTGCATCCACGGGTTCCTCTATCGTCTCTGGGTTACCGATATGTGTAAAAACTTAGCCTTTTCTGGTAGAAAGAGTTTGTTTGGGAGGCCGAAATTCGCTGGGGACTGGGGATATTTATATTCTACCACACTGTGGTGGTTGATTTTCAAGATTTTACTCATACTCCAAATTCTAGCCGCTTGATCTGATCGCATGTCTCCGAAGCCTGCCTGCCTTTACTTCTTTTTATAGGTATATAGTAACGCGGAATCCCTCAACTGCTCAAACGTTAGAAATACCacttattctgaataaatacacatcacaaagcaatgagATTTTtttgtgacctttattctaggatgtaagacaattataggacaattagtacaggaggtgatcaatcgtgaaaatattcgagctagttactgggattgactggagactgactgagaggttgaTAAGCCTGTGGTCGGTTCGTGTCTTGAATAAACAAATGTGGCTGCATCGCAAATAGTGTATACTCAACTAAATGTCGCCAAGCTCGTAAGAGACTTCTTTCGTTTGTTCGATATATTCACTAAGGAATAGCGTCCTCATTATGCTCGTCCCAGTTACAGAATTCATATTCTAAAATAGGAGTTCTTTAACCAGATGATGTTTGTGAATCAGAAAGAGTGCCGCTTGAAACCCACTCTGATCATATCTACCTAAGGGAAATGTTCAGTACCACGCATTGTGCCCTGGAGCTGGGAATCACTAGAATTGTCGAACATGTGTTTGAGTGAGGCAAGTTTTCGCCATGCCAGCAATTTTTGTCCTGTATTAAAGGGATGATTGGATAACCCTTGACAAAAATTGCGGTTGCAGACAACTTTTGCCGTGCTCAAGTAGCCCGTTGAAAAATTGTCTCTGCTAGGAGGGGTCAGCTTGGCAATGTGTTAAAATTTTATAGTGATTTATATCCACATGTGTGCCTTTCACAgagtttttcattttgtgcAGCTCACTGTATTTGAATTGCCTGTTCTCACCTAATTACACAGACATGGGAAACTCGTTACATCCTTCTCCTGTGGCTTTCCATCGCCTGTATGATACCATTTGACATGTCAAGACTTGACGGCACATTTGGGGCTGGCACTTCAGAACAACGAAGACCAGTAGTGGACAGAATTATTGATGTGGCAAAAGTGAGTTTCTACATAAGCTTAGAGCAATACCTAAGCCAAAATACACACAGAAATGTAatatttcaatgaaaatactGTAAGCTCTTTCTGACAATGGGCTAATTTGTAAGTGTAGAATAACttactttttgttgttgttattttgctgctaaatTCAAGAGCGTGCACAAGTTTCtcacccaaaaagtcatgcgatttcttagtgcaagttgCCTATTCAAGAGCGTGCAcaagtttgccacccaaaaagtcatgtGATTTCTTTGTGCAAGTTGCCTGTTATAACCTTTAAACTAAAGCAAGTGGAAAAAAGATAAGGTGCACACATAgcaggcctgtacccaggggggggggggtgcaggaggtgagaacgcacccccccacacacaatTGCCGAAAGTACattttcggttctcaatagacatgctgtttgtagacaaaagtataaagcataagctaaaccactctggtatgtcatcaatCCATCCTGtcataagtcagactttttggagccaaatccgacaatagaCATCCtttggagatactgcaaaggcaaaaaaaaattcccttttgttctttcgggggtggtctgatttttatcagaaaactcactctCTCCTCCTAAAACTGctcatcccccctccccctcccccccccctcccccagcaaGTCCTGGGTACATGCCTGTAGCATCAAGAATGCTTTAATTTATGCTCCTTTGGATTGTTTTCATAGAGCTACATGTGTGTTCCTGACAAATCACGCGATGCTGCTGCACTTCTAATTTCCAAGTaagataatggtgatggtgaaatGACGACGGggatgatgttgatgacgatgacgatggcgatgacgatgacgacgatgatgatgatggtgatggtactGAAAATTATTCATTACTACAGGTTCATTACAAGACCTGATGTCAAGAAACACAAACTTGCTGAGTTCATTGACTGGAGCCTCAAAGAGATAACAAAGTCAAGAAATGAAGGTGCACATCCGATCTCTTAAATAAAAAGCACAATGCCCTCTTGCATATTGCCCTCTTGCAACACAAAAGTTACAAATCTTATTCATTCTATATAATACTTGATTTactggaataaaaaaaacaaattcagaTTATACGTACCTTCTGGTTGTGTAGAGAGGTTAAAAACCAGGTGGGTTATTTTTCTACTGTACTATCAAAGAATGTATGATCAAAGTACCATGGCAAAATGTTCCAGGGTGGGTGTggggtatttttttctggaatgCAACAATTAGGCAATGACACAGTAGACTTACATTAACTTTCTGTATGACATATTTACTGACAACCTCTAGTCAACTCTCTCtattgcgaaaaaaaaaatttaaatggtCTGTACTACTGTTGATCTGAACATGGTTCAACTTTGGTGCTGTAAATgcattattttctttgatgtGCTAAATACATTATGTGATGTGTGCATTACTCCCTTTGAAATGTTGCATGCATTATCCTTTTGATGTGCTGTATGTATAAATCCTTTTGATTCCATTCAGCAAATACAATTCAAGGCATGATGAGCTTGACTGGTTTGATGACTTCCCTGGTAAGAAATCTTACCGTGGAAAGTATAACAAGAACAATTAAATTCATTGACATATATCTTCATCTGGTATACACCTACagtatttcacaaaaggttgtcagtgcaaatggtgAATAGCAAATGGTAAATGGTTCTAAGCCCGAAAGGTCCTGATGGGTACTAAAAATTAGTTTAAATAAATGTGCTAAATGTCCAGGAATATCAATTATAcaatttatccatattctccAGCATTTGGTAGAAGTTTAATGAGAACCATGGTTCCTCTTGGTGTaactgccatttgacaatTGCCATTTGCCGTTTTTAATggacaacttttttttaaaaaataagtgTATATTAAGGTTTCATTAATAGAGGTGCTATGAAGTCATGAAAATCTGCACAAAAGCTTTAATTCTAGTGGTTCCACACTGCCCCCATGATATGAATAACTTAACTGAAGCTAGAAATTCCTATTTTTCAGATGCTAACCCCTTAAATGCCCTTTTGCAGGCACTTCTCTTAAAACATGGCAAGAGAGAGGATCTCCTTCCGTATGGTAGGTAGCATGCATGCCTTTGGTATCAGATGCTTTGGGTACCTTTAGCACAGCACAAAGAAGACAAGCTCTAAGCATACCAAGCGGTTAAGTTTATTTTCTCACCTAGCCGTATGTCGTCATACATAACTGTCATGAACACATACACTTATATGTGTATTATACAAGTTATACTATGCCACAGTTTTGATGCAGATAGGTGTGAAACATTGTCTTATATTCGCAGCCCAAGGGGCAGAGACATGTAAGCCCAGGTCCCTGAAATTGCTAAACTAAACAAGCTGTGGGTTCAGAATTTTGTCAATACTgcttcttgttttgtttgttgcttTCAACATAAGAGTGAATGCTACCCTTTTACATTAATGTACTGAAGCTGGCCCATTGTATGTACATATGTACTTCAAGGATACATTATGTGACACATTCTCTTATTGGAAATCTCACTTTTGTAATACTACAGCGGCGTtgtcaggatttttaacaggaggagGCCCAAAAGGCCTAtgcaaggcattttctcctgtattttactagatacagtaatagacattttactgtattttttgctGCTATGCCCCTGAACTATAGTAAAGTGTAGTGCTGTTAGACTGTCTGTTTGTTCTATTGCAGCCCCAGTTGTTTTGAAGCAGATAGGTTCTTGTGAGATCAAAGACATCAATAATACAGTGCTACGGAAACTTAATGTCAAGCTCGTGCAGGTACAGTATGATGAAATAAAACCTTTTGGGAAATTACTCCATTTTTCCCTGTTAGACACCCTATTAGGCTCAATTTCCAGCCATTGCTAGGCCTCATTGGATTGTGAGCTCACAGAAATGAGTGGGATGTTGAGCCTAAGATTTCATTTTATGTACCAGTTCCTTATCTTTTTAGTGTGCATTTATGTGGACTTGGGAGCACTTTGGGTACATTTGTAGGCCACTTGTTGAAAAATAAGGTTTGAAAGGGTTGACAGAGGGAATTTTTTCATTAAAGTGTGAATCATGATTTTTAGCGTTTGGGACTAACATTCATGAAGCCAAGACTAGCATCATGGAGGTAAATAAAATGCAACACTGTAATCCCAGCTCATTTAGTGCTTATCTAGCTTATTAATTCAACAACTTTCACTAGAAAGTGAGCACAGTAGAAGTTACCTAAACAAGACAAGTTACATATACTGTATGAATTCCCATACATGGGATTATACAGTAGCGCAGAGGAGATTGCGATACAGGCCCTCTCTACGCCACTTGGATCTTCATGATTCAGGACCAGTTTTTTTTCCGGTGATTATGCCCTGATGAGCCTCTATACTACATACATCTCTACATCCGATTGAAGATGTAGATAAGAATACCTCCATTTTCTCGTGCTAAGTCACTCTCTGGTGTTTATATATTTTGAGATATGCAAACTAAAAGGTAGTCACCCAAATGATGACTTTCCTTTCACACGTCTGTTATTTAATCGCCTTGAGATATTGGTTACCTTTTGTAGATATCAGCGTGGAAGTCGCTCTCTAGTGAGCAACTTACAGGGACCAAATATAAAGGTACTCCAGTATTCATTTAAAGACACTACGCTACTGTGAAGGCTTTATAAGCCCCCCCAACTCTTTCTTCTCTCCTATAATCCTAACTCTAGAACCGAATTCTCAAATAAGCAAGAGTATGTTAAGAATACAGTACAAGTGGTTAATGTTTGATTTAAATGTCATATGTTTCTCTAATACTGCCCTCATACACACCGAGTTCGACCACAAattcagttttttttcaaaacgacCGATTTAGTCGACAAATACCTCTAATTGTGGATAAAACACCTTTAGTTGTGGACGACCTTGTGTGGACGATTCCTCGCACAGTATGGATGGAACTGTTGAATACCAAATTTAAAAAGGCCCCTCATCGTCAATGTTGATTTAGAGACAAGCGTAATGATCTTATTTAAATGAGCATCACGCATAGTGTCAAAACAGGAAAAGCATGTTTAGTCAGTCCTTTTCCAATAAGCCCCtctcagcaaaaaaaaaaaactctggtGGTAATTAGGGCTTTTGAAGTATGTTACAGTATGCTACTCAATAAAGGCACGCCCAAATAATGCGACAATTATTCCAAGTTAGTAGATGTTTGGTTTCTTTTATTCACCTGCTTGATTGCTCATTAAACGGTATGATTTACTTCCAGTCAGAAAGCAGCCAAGAGACACCCATTGAGACAGGACAGGTAAGTGAGCTTTGCCCAACTATGCGTGCCTGCTTCTATGGTACGCTGGTTAACTTTTACAAATCTTTGAAACAACTATGATCGCTAATagtattctttttttatcacagGAAGAAGAGTATGATGTACCAGAAGAAATAGAAGATGTCGTAGGTAATATAAAATGAAGGAATCAGGAGATGTTGTAGGTAACATTAAGTAATCATTGTTGTCTTTTGTGGTGTTTGTAGAATCCAAAAAGGCTTTAAATTGTTCCGacgttctattttttttcgtttttttttgtcttagtACCATTATATTAGTGCCAGAAAGTGGGGTGGAAGCTTAGTGGTACtaacttttgttttgttgttgtcgttgttgttgttgttgttgttgttgttgttgttgttgttgttgttttcaaaCGTGTGAATACCTGGCTCTCTACTTTTGGAAATATGAATCCCACCTCTTTTTGGATAAGGACATTTAGCCAGAGGTCCTGTCTCTAACAGCtcatcttaaaaaaaacactgggGACGCTGTGACGGCTTAGCCATAATTCCCATGATTGTAAACTATGTGGAGCATTCTGTATCTACACTCTGACGAGTAAAGATAATCACATGTGAAGAGCATTTGATCATGTCTCGCGATGTCGCGCTATACAAATACAAGTATCTTCTTTTTTTGGTTTGTTAGAGCAACTGCTGATTGGTCTGAAGGACAAAGACACTGTTGTGCGGTGGTCAGCGGCCAAGGGGTAGGCTACTTATGTGTTacattttacttgtttgtaGAAACTGTGATTAAagtcgcattgtcaccagtttacttccggtcgattacctaacaatatccgatgatttttaaaagcagtgtgtctgttggaagtttctttgaggatgtgattgataatttagagcggatggcaggTTAAATAtatcggattctaatagattattttgtcttttaacggttgaggtttccgtcagtcctccggaagtaaactggtgacaatgcggctttaacaagTTAGCAAACGAACAAGAAAGTTTTATTTAAAGGGGATATTGTACAGGATAACTTCTATACAGTAGATAAATTCACTTTCTCAACTTGATGAAACTAGATGTCTAGTAATGGcccaaaacatcaaatgcCTGAAGTAGTTTACAGGTCCACATTTAGCTGCTACAACCTGCTGTATACCAATAATTACCACAATGTAActccaaaaaagtaaaaacataGCTTACTGTTCAATTGCCAACTCTATCGCATTGTATaatagtccagtcaatctcaTGTTTAACCTAAAAGTAATTGCACAACACAAATCATTTCAGAGTAGCATGTCCTTATTAACTTCCCAAAAAATCTCTTGGGGGAGCATCTTGAAATTCAACAATAAACAATTTCTTTTGTATTCTATTGTTACTCATGGCGCACTAACCCTCCGCAAACGCACTCTCGACGAGATCGCTTTGGCAGTGCGCTCATGAATAACAAAAGAATCCAAAATGGCcgacaaaatatttttttattgtcaaatTTCGAGATGTTCCCACAAGAGAACTGTGGAGAACTTTTGAGATGTTGTTTAGAATGTCTTTTAACTTTTAATCCTCATCATTTAACAATAAAATTGTTTGTGTTGCAATTACATTAAGGTTCGGCTATAAATTTTCGTAGATTGACTGGACAATAAAACACGCTTTTGTTGGGCCTGCATCTGAGGTACAaaaacacaggtaacccatgaCATATTACAGTATTCTTCACTTTGACTCATCTTTAACATCTTGCTGCAGCATTGGTCGAATCACTGGTCGTTTACCTAAGGAGCTTGCAGATGAGGTTGTCGGCAGCCTGTTAGAGCTCTTTACATTTAGCGAGTCCGACGGTGCTTGGCATGGAGGTAAAAAGAATCACATATTTTGTCAAACCAGCCATGTATCCAGCTAGTCTGCAAGACATTTTCTTAGACCCTTTTTAAATGTCCGGccaaaatgtttatatttagcTTACACATTATCCTAAGGCACATTCGGAAGCCAACTCTTCACAGCCAAGAGTATAAATATTTTACTGGGTTAGGCGTGTATTTTGGGCCTCGCACTGAAAACAATAGTGAACGTTTTCCCATGGAGGGTCACATCTCCGTTTATGCCTATTTGAGATGCTGTTAAAGGCTACGTTGTTTTTATTGAAGGGTGTTTAGCGCTTGCTGAGCTGGGAAGAAGAGGACTGCTTCTTCCTCAAAGGCTTCCTGAAGGTAAGATCTGCCAGCCTGGTCTTCCATTATTAATCTGTCAGCTTTCCTGCTTCACGCACTGACAATTCGCACGATTACCTCTCGTTCACATCATTTAAATTTGTCATATTCGGACCCTCCTGACCTAAATACGAGTCGGAAAAgctcgactggaaggtccgctcttatgaaaaaaaattgagtaccactgcgagGTAtaggacgagctacctaaAACAAAAAGGTCTGCTAAAATGGGTAATCGAagcccccgctcaaaatcctcgCTACGGGCCTGCACGCACTAATAATTTGAACATAAATACATACATTGTAcatacatattttttcttacaCCTTCAGTAAAGTATAAGGTTACAGATAacagtcatttttttttttgtgtccaGGAGCTAAGTTTTTTGTGTCCAGGAGCACAAGGTTTTCTAGTAAGCTCCTGGCAGGTCATATTCGGCCCCTTCTGCTCCTGACCTAAATACGAGTGACTCTTTGCAAAGTGCGGAGAAATGCCTGCTCACATCTTACAAATATCCTGATAGGTGCAATCACATTCTGTGGAAACAGATTCCGccccagtttttttttttgccacacTTCATTGTCGAGCTTTTACAGTATCTCTCTTtgaatatttatttctttttgtaagGAGTACCGAagtctgattttttttatttaagttaTGTTATCATTTTCTAGTGGTTCCTGTTGTCCTGAAGGCTCTAGCGTACGATGAGCGTCGTGGTTCGTACAGTGTTGGTAAGTCTCTAACTAAATCCTTCAACATTTTTATCTTAGTAATTTAGCACACAGAGTACCAAAAGAAGTGATGTGAGCTAAAAAGTTTATACTTTACAGTCTCGAGATGTAGCATTTGTTATTTGGACGGAACCGGATTTCCGTTTTTTCTTATAGTTACTTTGCGCTATTTCTCGTGTTTGCTGTTAAGGTTTCTTACTTGCTCTTTGGTACTACTTTCCAGGAAGCCATGTTCGTGATGCAGCATGCTACGTGTGCTGGTCGTTTGCACGTGCCTATGACCCCAAGGAGATTAGGCCACATGTGCTGGCTTTGTCCAGGTTTGTACTTCATGACGATAATGGTGATAATCATTAATGATATGAAAGTTTTAACAATTGAATACtcttgaaggaaaaacataCTTAATACTCTTGAAGGAATACCATAATATTTGAGACTGTAGTTGGCTTTGAGGATTGTATTATTTCCCATTTATTAAGCTTTCCAATGATATATAATATGGTAAGTACTTTCCACTGAATGTGACGCatgtattatattatttttcctGAACCCACTGTGTTCCGCGGCTAGCACTGTGTGGCGTAGGACCAAAGCACCCTGTAACCTTAAACAGAGCTACGTCCCTTAAATAAGCATAAATGACGATTAAATGATGATGATCGTGATGGTGATGTCACAATTTTCTAGTGCTCTGATTGTCACTACATTATTTGATCGGGAAGTGAATTGCCGTCGAGCAGCTTCGGTAAGTCATACTCCTACTGAAGAATTCTCCATTGTAATGTTTTGCCTACTAGGCTGTGTGCTTGCAAATACGTGCACAAATATGTGTTTTATGTAATTGTGGTGTTAATGTTGTAACCCTTAGTTGTGTTTTATCTCACAGGCTGCCTTCCAAGAAAATGTTGGCAGGCAGGTAATTTGACTTACATGAACGTAAGATTAGGCGAACTGGACGCTTCACTCAGTCTATTTCTTGCTCCCTGATGGAAGCCGTATGTTTGCTACgatgttgtttgtttagggTACGTTTCCTCACGGCATTGAAATCCTGACAACCGCTGACTACCATTCTGTTGGCAACAGATCTCACACTTACCTGAATATCAGGTGGGTTGAGGCGATTCACGTACAAGTTAAAGTGTAGACAACAATCCTGACGATAATGatgctggtgatgatgatccCTGTGCTGCTGTCGATGGttatggatgatgatgattgattgTAATAATGATCTTGATAATTGTTATGGTGATAGttgtggtgttggtgatgatcaCTATGATGCTGTTGATGGTGGGCGTGATGGTGGtcgtgatggtggttaagtagtgatggtgatagttgTGGCGAGAATATTATCAATGCTGATGACAATAATGgtaataaagatgatgattattatgatattGAGTATGATGAAGGTgaaagtaatgatgatgatgataatgatggttcTGGAGGGTATGAAAATTATCATGATAATAGCGAGCATGACGATTTTAAATATCACAATGTTGTCATAGTTTGATGAAGAAAGCTGCAGTCTCCATCATGCAGGAAATAAAATTATGTAGTATGGATCTCTGATTAGATCTGTTGTATTTTAGTGTGTACATTGCACAGTTCAAAGAGTACACGAGGCCCATGATAGAGAACCTGGTGGAAACAAGACTCCAACACTGGGATGGGTACGGATATAGACACTCATAAGCCGTTGTTGTTGGATGTTGAATGTAATTCATTCTTGCCAATGGTTTATGCGCAAAATAGAAAGTCAAAGCCCACTCAGCTTTATCAAGAAAATAATCTCAACTCCCTTGCTAAATACAATCTCCATTCTAATATTGTACATAAGCTTATCATTAAACACTGCATGTGTTTATCCAATGTAAGATGTAT contains:
- the LOC5506402 gene encoding tubulin-specific chaperone D isoform X2, with product MATATENTQDDEMAENPEPVTCTRNHFAEIKEVQGIIGGIGAIYQDDILLEAAMERLLVILDEYQEQPHLLDPYLEDLVGRLLSIVRDESNPPKMVHQAFKYIYVITKVRGPKCVVRLFTHEVSDIEPLLAMINKQIQNEHETWETRYILLLWLSIACMIPFDMSRLDGTFGAGTSEQRRPVVDRIIDVAKSYMCVPDKSRDAAALLISKFITRPDVKKHKLAEFIDWSLKEITKSRNEANTIQGMMSLTGLMTSLALLLKHGKREDLLPYAPVVLKQIGSCEIKDINNTVLRKLNVKLVQRLGLTFMKPRLASWRYQRGSRSLVSNLQGPNIKSESSQETPIETGQEEEYDVPEEIEDVVEQLLIGLKDKDTVVRWSAAKGIGRITGRLPKELADEVVGSLLELFTFSESDGAWHGGCLALAELGRRGLLLPQRLPEVVPVVLKALAYDERRGSYSVGSHVRDAACYVCWSFARAYDPKEIRPHVLALSSALIVTTLFDREVNCRRAASAAFQENVGRQGTFPHGIEILTTADYHSVGNRSHTYLNISVYIAQFKEYTRPMIENLVETRLQHWDGALRELAARALHNLTSSDPEYMATTMLPKVLTMTSSMDLFTRHGSIFACAEIVSALYHYGKQSGKTISDFVSSTSLAALKDIASKLHAGQLFRGLGGEFMRQAISHLIEKLSLSQFPWQGDSITDLWQRILYDNLCHTEPPIQEKAVQALSAMCNQYYRDSTGKAITDIQEKLINHCVAELKNQLQFPRVGYAQALGSLPKFMLMGKLQKVVEGLIIASQVGNDPGIYAESRNEALKSLASVACTVGIDRTACENDAVTEASLDAIYKAFFEAMQDYTTDSRGDVGAWVREASMTGLAQVTKLVLQMDSSLLNPDVCQRLMCCLVQQASEKIDRTRAHAGEILVQLVHHDPRIPHIPHHEQLLELFKRETCSELNWSAPADCFPVVTRLLGSPVNCSAFELSARHNFKKR
- the LOC5506402 gene encoding tubulin-specific chaperone D isoform X3, translating into MATATENTQDDEMAENPEPVTCTRNHFAEIKEVQGIIGGIGAIYQDDILLEAAMERLLVILDEYQEQPHLLDPYLEDLVGRLLSIVRDESNPPKMVHQAFKYIYVITKVRGPKCVVRLFTHEVSDIEPLLAMINKQIQNEHETWETRYILLLWLSIACMIPFDMSRLDGTFGAGTSEQRRPVVDRIIDVAKSYMCVPDKSRDAAALLISKFITRPDVKKHKLAEFIDWSLKEITKSRNEANTIQGMMSLTGLMTSLALLLKHGKREDLLPYAPVVLKQIGSCEIKDINNTVLRKLNVKLVQRLGLTFMKPRLASWRYQRGSRSLVSNLQGPNIKSESSQETPIETGQEEEYDVPEEIEDVVEQLLIGLKDKDTVVRWSAAKGIGRITGRLPKELADEVVGSLLELFTFSESDGAWHGGCLALAELGRRGLLLPQRLPEVVPVVLKALAYDERRGSYSVGSHVRDAACYVCWSFARAYDPKEIRPHVLALSSALIVTTLFDREVNCRRAASAAFQENVGRQGTFPHGIEILTTADYHSVGNRSHTYLNISVYIAQFKEYTRPMIENLVETRLQHWDGALRELAARALHNLTSSDPEYMATTMLPKVLTMTSSMDLFTRHGSIFACAEIVSALYHYGKQSGKTISDFVSSTSLAALKDIASKLHAGQLFRGLGGEFMRQAISHLIEKLSLSQFPWQGDSITDLWQRILYDNLCHTEPPIQEKAVQALSAMCNQYYRDSTGKAITDIQEKLINHCVAELKNQLQFPRVGYAQALGSLPKFMLMGKLQKVVEGLIIASQVGNDPGIYAESRNEALKSLASVACTVGIDRTACENDAVTEASLDAIYKAFFEAMQDYTTDSRGDVGAWVREASMTGLAQVTKLVLQMDSSLLNPDVCQRLMCCLVQQASEKIDRTRAHAGEILVQLVHHDPRIPHIPHHEQLLELFKRETCSELNWSAPADCFPVVTRLLGMPTYRFASQLQRF